In the Syntrophales bacterium genome, one interval contains:
- a CDS encoding diguanylate cyclase, with protein MKKGQLETPFRLTILSVLLVATVVLAGWIATETLCEQARDEIVREGEAAALTISVLLDSECERIEGAVGAMAGSPLVVAALTGGKDADIEQANAALDRFNTSLNASVSYLMDREGRTIASSNRHAPDRYVGMSFQSRPYFQDAIRGLGGRYFGIGLTSGKRGFFASRAVRDRDGTIVGVAAMQKNLDTTESFFGKYPHCYLIDPNGIIFLSSHPGRVLKALWPIPAPSAAALTASGQFGKPSFEAVFDGEVVEGTEIALDGEEFLVSRKVFNKDGWSVILFTSMRQIGIYRTAGVLLTVAVLLLFTVVLSMVHMVSRSRRDIAFKEERFRELFGNMSSGVVVYDALPDGMDFVVRDLNRSMERIGRVRKEAVIGMSVRDVFPGVRGMGLLDVFVRVWRSGKPERNGASLYRDDRVSLWLESYVYRLPSGEVVAVCDDVSERKAAEDALQRSEEKYREILENMSEGYLETDLRGNLTFFNPAACAMLKCSPEELRGLNYQRIMDIETAPEVAEAFGKVYRTGVGLSLFECRLVRKDGVTVHAETSVNLRRDPAGKAVGFSGIVRDISERKRFEEELHRQSVSDAMTGLFNRRGFVALAEKQMKIAARNRMEIVLLFADMDGLKWINDNLGHKKGDEAIVEAASVLKEAFRESDIIARVGGDEFVVLALGASMQNTASITGRFEECLRVHNAREGRDYKISISIGMVRCDPQESGNLDELMTRADTLMYEQKKQRKAQRV; from the coding sequence ATGAAGAAAGGGCAGCTGGAGACCCCGTTTCGCCTGACGATCCTGTCGGTTCTCCTGGTGGCCACGGTTGTTCTTGCCGGCTGGATTGCGACGGAAACCCTGTGTGAACAGGCCCGCGATGAGATTGTCCGGGAGGGCGAGGCCGCGGCCCTGACCATCTCGGTCCTCTTGGATTCCGAGTGCGAGAGAATCGAGGGTGCCGTCGGGGCCATGGCCGGTTCCCCCCTGGTCGTTGCCGCCCTGACCGGAGGGAAGGATGCCGACATCGAGCAGGCCAACGCCGCCCTGGACCGGTTCAACACCAGCCTGAACGCCTCCGTTTCCTACCTGATGGACCGGGAGGGACGGACCATTGCTTCCTCCAACCGCCATGCCCCGGACCGTTACGTCGGGATGTCTTTCCAGTCCCGGCCCTATTTCCAGGATGCGATCCGGGGCCTCGGCGGCCGGTATTTCGGGATCGGCCTCACATCGGGGAAACGGGGATTTTTTGCCAGCCGGGCGGTGAGGGACCGGGACGGAACGATCGTCGGTGTCGCCGCCATGCAAAAAAACCTCGACACGACGGAGTCTTTCTTCGGCAAATATCCCCACTGTTACCTGATCGATCCGAACGGGATCATTTTTCTGTCGAGCCACCCAGGACGGGTTCTGAAGGCCCTGTGGCCGATCCCCGCACCATCGGCGGCGGCACTCACCGCCTCCGGGCAATTCGGAAAGCCGTCCTTCGAGGCCGTCTTTGACGGTGAGGTTGTCGAGGGGACGGAGATCGCCCTGGACGGGGAGGAATTCCTCGTCTCGAGGAAGGTCTTCAACAAGGACGGCTGGTCCGTCATTCTCTTCACTTCGATGAGGCAGATCGGAATCTACCGGACGGCGGGTGTCCTGCTCACGGTCGCCGTTCTTCTGCTCTTCACGGTCGTCCTGTCGATGGTTCACATGGTGAGCCGGTCCCGGCGGGACATCGCGTTCAAGGAGGAGCGGTTCCGGGAGCTTTTCGGAAACATGAGCAGCGGTGTGGTCGTGTATGATGCCCTGCCCGACGGAATGGATTTTGTCGTCCGCGATCTCAACCGGTCCATGGAGAGGATCGGCAGGGTCCGAAAAGAGGCGGTCATCGGCATGAGCGTCCGGGACGTCTTCCCGGGCGTGCGGGGGATGGGCCTCCTGGACGTGTTCGTGCGCGTCTGGAGATCCGGGAAGCCGGAGCGGAACGGGGCATCGCTGTACCGGGACGACCGTGTCTCCCTGTGGCTCGAGAGTTACGTCTACAGGCTTCCCTCCGGCGAGGTCGTGGCCGTCTGCGACGACGTCAGCGAACGCAAAGCGGCGGAGGATGCCCTCCAGCGGAGCGAGGAAAAGTACCGGGAGATCCTTGAAAACATGTCGGAGGGCTACCTGGAGACGGACCTCCGCGGAAACCTGACCTTCTTCAACCCGGCGGCCTGCGCGATGCTGAAGTGTTCCCCGGAGGAGTTGCGGGGGCTGAATTATCAGCGAATCATGGACATCGAGACGGCTCCGGAGGTCGCGGAGGCGTTCGGGAAAGTCTATCGGACCGGCGTCGGCCTCAGCCTCTTCGAATGCCGCCTGGTCCGGAAGGACGGCGTCACCGTTCATGCGGAGACGTCCGTGAACCTGCGGAGGGACCCGGCGGGGAAGGCCGTCGGATTCAGCGGGATCGTCCGCGACATCTCGGAGCGGAAGCGCTTCGAGGAGGAGCTGCACAGGCAGTCCGTTTCCGACGCGATGACGGGCCTGTTCAACCGGCGCGGCTTTGTGGCGCTGGCGGAGAAGCAGATGAAGATCGCCGCCCGGAACCGGATGGAGATCGTGCTCCTCTTCGCCGATATGGACGGCCTCAAGTGGATCAACGACAACCTGGGCCACAAGAAGGGCGACGAGGCGATCGTCGAGGCCGCCTCGGTCCTGAAGGAGGCTTTCCGGGAATCCGACATCATCGCCCGCGTGGGAGGGGATGAGTTCGTGGTTCTGGCGCTGGGGGCGTCCATGCAGAACACCGCTTCCATCACCGGCCGCTTCGAGGAATGCCTCCGCGTTCACAACGCCCGCGAGGGCCGGGATTACAAAATATCCATCAGCATCGGCATGGTGCGGTGCGATCCGCAGGAGTCCGGCAATCTCGACGAGCTGATGACCCGGGCGGATACGCTCATGTACGAGCAGAAGAAGCAGAGGAAGGCCCAGCGGGTTTAG
- the nhaA gene encoding Na+/H+ antiporter NhaA, which yields MDLKPYPLETLFGRIMSPFERFLKQTTAGGIVLIGTTVFTILFANTPWGGWIHHLFEQTVGITAGREVFLRLTLHHWVNEGLMALFFLLVGLELKREFLVGELSSPKDAALPMVAAAGGMAVPALIYFLLNPAGPAAAGWGIPMATDIAFAVGILVLLAWRVPRNVIIFLTALAIVDDLGAVLVIAIFYTQAIDGASLGSAGVMLLFLTMLNRGGIRHPLPYVLAGILLWIFLLKSGVHATIGGVLLAFTIPAKPAHTPEQFDRSLEELKDAFHAETCDPESSGNPLSSLRMAALAEALEKEAIAVQSPQQRIEHTLAPWVTFGVIPLFAFANAGVDFSTIEGWEALADPVTLGVVLGLVLGKFAGISGASWLAVRTGLAVLPRGVGWIHLCGVSWLAGIGFTMSLFISQLAFPGDPSLAEKAKLGILSASLVAAVIGFAWMYLAGGTREKGSRHPGSTAPDTGCATGGGTAGTS from the coding sequence ATGGATTTGAAACCCTACCCCCTGGAAACACTCTTCGGCCGCATCATGAGCCCCTTCGAGCGCTTTCTCAAGCAGACCACGGCGGGCGGAATCGTGCTCATCGGGACGACCGTATTCACCATCCTCTTTGCCAATACGCCCTGGGGCGGATGGATCCACCACCTTTTCGAGCAGACCGTCGGGATCACGGCGGGCAGAGAGGTTTTCCTTCGCCTCACTCTCCATCACTGGGTCAACGAGGGGCTCATGGCCCTGTTCTTCCTGCTGGTGGGACTGGAGTTGAAGCGGGAATTCCTGGTGGGAGAGCTTTCGAGCCCGAAAGACGCCGCCCTGCCGATGGTGGCCGCGGCCGGCGGGATGGCTGTACCCGCGCTGATCTACTTCCTGCTGAATCCGGCGGGACCGGCTGCAGCGGGCTGGGGCATCCCCATGGCCACGGACATTGCCTTCGCTGTGGGAATCCTCGTATTGCTTGCCTGGCGGGTTCCCCGGAACGTGATCATTTTTCTGACCGCCCTCGCCATCGTCGACGACCTGGGAGCGGTCCTCGTCATCGCCATCTTCTACACCCAGGCCATCGACGGGGCGAGCCTGGGCTCGGCGGGCGTCATGCTCCTGTTCCTGACGATGCTCAACCGGGGAGGCATCCGGCATCCGCTTCCCTATGTCCTGGCGGGGATCCTGCTCTGGATATTTCTTCTGAAGTCGGGTGTCCACGCCACCATCGGCGGCGTCCTGCTGGCCTTCACGATCCCCGCGAAGCCCGCCCACACGCCGGAACAGTTCGATCGCTCACTGGAAGAGCTGAAGGATGCCTTCCATGCCGAGACCTGCGATCCCGAATCCTCGGGAAATCCCCTGAGCAGCCTTCGCATGGCCGCCCTCGCGGAAGCCCTGGAGAAAGAGGCCATTGCGGTCCAATCTCCCCAGCAGAGGATCGAGCACACCCTCGCTCCCTGGGTCACTTTCGGAGTGATTCCTCTCTTCGCCTTCGCCAACGCGGGGGTGGATTTCTCAACCATCGAGGGCTGGGAGGCCCTGGCGGACCCGGTCACCCTCGGGGTGGTGCTCGGTCTTGTCCTGGGCAAGTTCGCCGGGATCAGCGGGGCAAGCTGGCTGGCCGTCCGGACCGGACTGGCCGTCCTTCCCAGGGGTGTCGGGTGGATTCACCTGTGCGGGGTCTCCTGGCTGGCCGGAATCGGCTTCACCATGTCGCTCTTCATCAGCCAGTTGGCCTTTCCCGGGGATCCGTCCCTCGCTGAAAAGGCCAAGCTGGGAATCCTTTCGGCGTCGCTTGTGGCCGCGGTGATCGGATTTGCCTGGATGTACCTCGCCGGGGGAACCAGGGAGAAAGGGAGCCGGCATCCAGGCTCCACCGCGCCGGACACAGGCTGCGCAACCGGCGGAGGAACCGCCGGGACCTCCTAA
- a CDS encoding bifunctional UDP-4-keto-pentose/UDP-xylose synthase, which translates to MAAKKILILGVNGFIGHHLTNKILDETDWLVYGMDLAEDRLGRALNNPRFQFLEGDIAINREWIEYHVKKCDVVMPLVAIATPKLYVEDPIGVYQLDFEMNLNVVKQCVKYHKRVVFPSTSEVYGACADPEFSEDESFLTVGPIQKERWIYSCCKQLLDRVIYAYGTRGHLEFTLFRPFNWVGPRLDSLDTAKEGSSRVVTQFIAELLMRRPITLVDGGHQKRCFTYVDDGIDALIRILANRDGACKNEIINIGNPTNECSVRELAHLLKGIFTEHPDHRNDEAYSEIIEKPAEDFYGKGYQDIYTRKPSIEKARRLLGWEPKVSLEESMRRTLYSFLEENKL; encoded by the coding sequence ATGGCAGCGAAGAAAATCCTGATTCTGGGCGTCAACGGCTTCATCGGCCACCACCTGACCAACAAGATCCTGGACGAGACGGACTGGCTGGTCTACGGCATGGACCTGGCGGAAGACCGGCTCGGCCGCGCCCTCAACAACCCGCGGTTCCAGTTCCTCGAGGGCGACATCGCCATCAACCGCGAGTGGATCGAGTACCACGTCAAGAAGTGCGACGTCGTCATGCCGCTGGTGGCCATCGCCACGCCGAAACTCTATGTGGAGGATCCCATCGGCGTCTACCAGCTTGACTTCGAGATGAACCTCAACGTCGTCAAGCAGTGCGTCAAGTACCACAAGCGAGTCGTGTTCCCCTCCACGTCGGAGGTCTACGGCGCCTGTGCGGACCCGGAGTTCAGTGAGGACGAGAGTTTTCTCACGGTGGGACCCATCCAGAAGGAGCGCTGGATCTACTCGTGCTGCAAGCAGCTCCTGGACCGGGTCATTTATGCCTACGGCACCCGGGGGCACCTGGAGTTCACCCTGTTCCGCCCTTTCAACTGGGTGGGACCGCGCCTCGACTCCCTCGACACGGCCAAGGAGGGCAGTTCACGGGTGGTGACGCAGTTCATCGCGGAGCTGCTCATGCGACGGCCCATCACCCTCGTCGACGGCGGACACCAGAAGCGCTGCTTCACCTACGTGGACGACGGCATCGACGCGCTGATCCGGATCCTGGCGAACAGGGACGGCGCCTGCAAAAACGAGATCATCAACATCGGCAACCCCACGAACGAGTGCTCCGTCCGGGAGCTGGCCCATCTCCTGAAGGGAATCTTCACGGAGCACCCGGACCACCGGAACGACGAGGCCTACTCGGAGATCATCGAGAAGCCCGCGGAGGACTTCTACGGCAAGGGATACCAGGACATCTACACCCGCAAGCCCAGCATCGAGAAGGCCCGGCGCCTGCTGGGCTGGGAGCCGAAGGTGAGCCTGGAGGAGTCGATGCGGCGGACGCTGTACTCGTTCCTGGAAGAGAACAAACTCTGA
- a CDS encoding polysaccharide deacetylase family protein, whose protein sequence is MDPVLGLKIDVDTYQGMKNGVPRLLDILGDFGLKGTFFLSVGPDASGRAVLQLLKNPRFLKKMLRTNAPGLYGFRTALYGTLLPSPMIALSFPGHVRRILDGGHEVQFHAWDHRRWQDDLTEKSREWIADWFERGIGGFRSLTGRLPEAFGAPSWRVDDRVLSVLAGYRFDYLSCTRAAEPFVYDTLGIPEIPSNLPCFEEAGIEGATETVLRALRGGGRHVLPVHAEAEGGIWDRPFMDLLERIRSAGCRVATLGEIKEELDTATLLRRRPRLELLQGRAFPCAV, encoded by the coding sequence ATGGATCCCGTCCTGGGCCTGAAAATCGATGTGGATACCTACCAGGGGATGAAGAACGGGGTACCCCGTCTCCTGGATATCCTCGGGGACTTCGGCCTGAAGGGGACCTTCTTTCTCAGCGTCGGCCCCGACGCCTCGGGTCGGGCGGTCCTCCAGCTCTTGAAGAATCCCCGGTTCCTCAAGAAGATGCTCCGGACGAACGCTCCGGGGCTATATGGTTTCCGGACCGCACTCTACGGCACGCTCCTGCCGTCACCCATGATCGCCCTGTCTTTCCCGGGACACGTCCGGCGTATCCTGGACGGTGGACACGAGGTCCAGTTCCATGCCTGGGACCACCGGCGCTGGCAGGACGACCTCACGGAGAAATCCCGGGAGTGGATCGCGGACTGGTTCGAGCGGGGGATTGGGGGATTCCGGTCCCTCACGGGCCGGCTTCCGGAGGCCTTCGGCGCCCCGTCATGGAGGGTCGACGACCGGGTCCTTTCCGTCCTGGCCGGATACCGGTTCGACTACCTGAGCTGCACCCGCGCGGCGGAGCCTTTCGTGTACGATACCCTGGGGATTCCCGAGATTCCTTCGAATCTTCCATGCTTCGAGGAGGCCGGCATCGAGGGGGCCACGGAGACGGTCCTTCGGGCCCTCCGGGGAGGGGGCCGCCACGTGCTTCCCGTTCACGCCGAGGCGGAGGGGGGCATCTGGGACCGGCCCTTCATGGACCTTCTCGAACGGATCCGGTCCGCCGGATGCCGTGTTGCTACCCTGGGGGAAATAAAAGAGGAACTGGATACCGCGACGCTGCTGCGGCGACGTCCCCGCCTGGAGCTTCTCCAGGGGCGGGCGTTTCCGTGTGCGGTCTGA
- a CDS encoding UPF0182 family protein: protein MRTNRWIVAALFAVVLIVLPMVSSLIDLYVDWLFFMETEYTSVFTKTLATQVASGSVLALLFLVVALANLFLANRIVFPPHTPYQIGGAPLPIPPGAVKGVRLIITGLILLFAMVVAGKWGASLWDDILLFLNAGTVGIKDPVFGNDIGFYLFQFSLLDSFKQVVDFCLILTAIVTGIFYFLGGGVLLTQRQIHVDPRVTRHLGVLLGLLIVNMGLGFYLDSLRMLYSDHGVVFGASYTDVHARLLGYRILTVLTPLAGIGVIAGIFRKNMKWAAAPLGLVFVVYFLGIAIYPAVLQKFKVTPNELLLETPFIENNIRMTRLGYDLDRIQEIPFDVAYNLTGRDIDRNDATIRNIRLWDHAPLLRTYSQLQQIRTYYRFTDVDNDRYTVDGKYLQVMLSPRELSYADLPSKTWINERLIFTHGNGLTLGPVSRISREGLPEFFIKDIPPVGSTDLKVTRPEIYYGEMSNDYVVVKTKIPEFSYPTPEGNIYTSYAGKGGTETGSPARRLLFSMKFKTEKIFFSSDITSESRILIYRNVRERIRKIAPFLLFDADPYMVIDGEGKLVWMVDAYTASSRMPYSKPAPRNNPLVRNANYIRNAVKVTVDAYDGNVLFYVSDPGDSIIQAYMRIFPKLFRSLEEMPAVLKRHIRYPQSLLQLQASLYTAYHMTDPKVFYNKEDLWDVPVFNDKYMQPYYTIMRLPDAKKEEYILLLPYTPAKRDNLAAWLAARCDAPEYGKLVVYTFPRDRLIFGPKQVDARINQDSYISQQLTLWSQHGSRVIRGSLLVIPIERSLLYVQPLYLAASDAVGLPELRRVIVAYENEVVMEENLDLALQRLFGARRAAVASAAAGAPPAADRQASLRDLAAEAMKNYQRALEMQRQGNWAGYGEEIRKLEQVLKKMAN, encoded by the coding sequence ATGAGAACAAATCGATGGATTGTCGCTGCCTTGTTCGCCGTTGTGCTGATCGTCCTGCCGATGGTCTCGTCGCTCATCGACCTGTACGTCGACTGGCTCTTTTTCATGGAGACGGAGTACACGAGCGTCTTCACGAAGACCCTGGCGACACAGGTCGCCTCCGGATCCGTCCTCGCCCTGCTGTTCCTCGTCGTCGCGCTGGCAAACCTGTTCCTTGCCAATCGGATTGTGTTTCCCCCGCACACCCCATACCAGATCGGCGGTGCCCCCCTCCCGATTCCTCCCGGGGCCGTGAAGGGGGTGCGCCTCATTATCACGGGCCTGATTCTGCTGTTTGCGATGGTCGTGGCGGGCAAGTGGGGGGCCTCCCTCTGGGACGACATCCTGCTGTTCCTGAACGCCGGGACCGTCGGCATTAAAGATCCGGTCTTCGGAAACGACATCGGGTTTTATCTCTTTCAGTTTTCCCTTCTCGATTCCTTCAAACAGGTCGTGGATTTCTGCCTGATCCTGACCGCCATCGTGACGGGGATTTTCTACTTCCTGGGCGGCGGTGTCCTGCTTACGCAGCGGCAGATCCATGTCGATCCGCGGGTCACCCGGCACCTGGGAGTCCTGCTGGGCCTCCTGATTGTGAACATGGGCTTGGGCTTTTACCTCGATTCCCTGCGCATGCTCTACTCCGACCACGGGGTCGTCTTCGGGGCGAGCTACACCGACGTCCACGCCCGGCTCCTCGGATACCGGATCCTGACGGTGCTCACCCCCCTGGCCGGCATCGGCGTGATCGCGGGAATCTTCCGGAAAAACATGAAGTGGGCGGCGGCTCCTCTGGGGCTCGTGTTTGTCGTGTATTTCCTGGGCATTGCGATCTACCCGGCGGTCCTGCAGAAATTCAAGGTGACCCCCAACGAACTGCTCCTGGAGACTCCCTTCATCGAGAACAACATCCGCATGACCCGGCTGGGCTACGACCTGGACCGTATCCAGGAGATTCCCTTCGATGTCGCCTACAACCTCACGGGCCGTGACATCGACCGGAACGATGCGACCATCCGGAACATCCGCCTCTGGGACCATGCCCCGCTCTTGCGCACCTACAGCCAGTTGCAGCAGATCCGGACATACTACCGGTTCACGGACGTCGACAACGACCGCTACACCGTTGACGGGAAGTACCTTCAGGTCATGCTGTCGCCGCGGGAGCTGTCCTACGCCGACCTGCCGAGCAAAACCTGGATCAACGAGCGGCTCATCTTCACCCACGGCAACGGACTGACCCTGGGGCCGGTGAGCCGGATCAGCAGGGAGGGGCTGCCGGAGTTCTTCATCAAGGACATCCCGCCTGTGGGGAGCACGGACCTGAAGGTGACACGCCCGGAAATCTATTACGGGGAGATGTCCAACGACTACGTTGTCGTGAAGACGAAGATCCCCGAGTTCAGCTACCCAACGCCGGAAGGAAACATCTATACCTCCTATGCCGGGAAAGGGGGGACGGAGACGGGTTCCCCGGCACGCCGGCTCCTCTTCTCCATGAAGTTCAAGACGGAGAAGATCTTCTTTTCCTCCGACATCACCTCCGAGAGCCGGATCCTCATCTACCGGAACGTCCGGGAGCGGATCCGGAAAATCGCCCCCTTCCTCCTCTTCGACGCGGACCCTTACATGGTGATCGACGGGGAGGGAAAGCTGGTCTGGATGGTGGACGCCTATACGGCCTCGTCCCGGATGCCGTATTCGAAGCCGGCTCCCCGCAACAACCCCCTCGTGCGGAACGCCAACTACATCCGGAACGCCGTCAAAGTCACCGTGGACGCCTATGACGGCAACGTTCTCTTCTATGTCAGCGATCCCGGTGACAGCATCATCCAGGCCTACATGCGGATCTTTCCGAAGCTGTTCCGGAGCCTGGAGGAGATGCCCGCCGTCCTGAAGCGCCACATCCGGTATCCCCAGTCGCTCCTGCAGCTCCAGGCCTCCCTGTACACGGCCTACCACATGACGGATCCGAAGGTGTTCTACAACAAGGAAGACCTCTGGGACGTCCCGGTTTTCAACGATAAATACATGCAGCCGTACTACACCATCATGAGGCTGCCCGATGCGAAGAAGGAGGAGTACATCCTTCTCCTTCCCTACACGCCGGCCAAGCGGGACAATCTGGCGGCGTGGCTGGCGGCGCGCTGCGACGCCCCCGAGTACGGAAAGCTCGTGGTTTACACCTTTCCCCGGGACCGGCTCATCTTCGGGCCCAAGCAGGTGGATGCGCGGATCAACCAGGATTCCTATATTTCCCAGCAGCTGACCCTCTGGAGCCAGCACGGCTCCAGGGTGATCCGGGGAAGCCTGCTGGTCATCCCCATCGAGCGGTCCCTCCTGTACGTGCAGCCGCTGTACCTTGCCGCCTCGGACGCGGTTGGACTGCCGGAGCTCAGGCGGGTCATCGTCGCCTACGAGAACGAAGTGGTCATGGAGGAGAACCTCGACCTGGCCCTGCAGCGGCTCTTCGGGGCACGGAGGGCGGCGGTCGCCTCCGCGGCGGCGGGAGCGCCCCCGGCGGCGGACAGGCAGGCATCCCTCCGGGACCTGGCGGCGGAGGCCATGAAGAACTATCAGCGGGCCCTGGAGATGCAGCGACAGGGCAACTGGGCGGGTTACGGGGAGGAGATCCGGAAGCTGGAACAGGTCCTGAAAAAAATGGCCAATTGA
- a CDS encoding YqaA family protein gives MKLLRRLYDWVLHWAETPYGAPALFVLSFAEASFFPVPPDPLLIALVLGAQSKAFRFAANCTIASVLGALLGYGIGYFVWWDAPNVFSPVALFFFDNVPGFTVNMFRYIQGLFETWNFWIIFTAGFTPIPYKVFTVSGGAFDVNLPMFLIASVVSRGARFFLVAFLIWKFGGPIKSFIDRYFNWLAVLFTVLLVGGFAVIKYFL, from the coding sequence ATGAAGCTCCTTAGACGCCTATACGATTGGGTCCTCCACTGGGCCGAAACACCCTACGGGGCGCCGGCCCTGTTCGTTCTCTCCTTTGCGGAGGCGTCGTTCTTCCCCGTTCCGCCGGACCCGCTGCTCATCGCCCTGGTGCTGGGCGCCCAGTCAAAGGCATTCCGCTTCGCAGCCAACTGTACGATCGCCTCCGTCCTTGGGGCGCTCCTGGGCTACGGGATCGGTTACTTCGTCTGGTGGGACGCCCCGAACGTATTTTCCCCGGTGGCCCTGTTCTTCTTCGATAACGTCCCCGGATTCACTGTGAACATGTTCCGCTACATCCAGGGTCTTTTCGAGACCTGGAACTTCTGGATCATCTTCACCGCCGGCTTCACCCCCATCCCCTACAAGGTCTTCACCGTCTCCGGCGGGGCCTTCGACGTGAACCTGCCCATGTTCCTGATCGCTTCGGTCGTCTCCCGGGGCGCCCGGTTCTTCCTGGTGGCCTTCCTGATCTGGAAGTTCGGGGGGCCCATCAAGAGCTTCATCGACCGGTACTTCAACTGGCTGGCCGTCCTTTTCACCGTACTTCTCGTCGGCGGCTTTGCCGTCATCAAGTATTTCCTGTAA